The proteins below come from a single Pedobacter aquae genomic window:
- a CDS encoding fasciclin domain-containing protein produces the protein MEKFFKYNRLPIIAIILLLILSVSACRKELFTQTTDDSVNITGFFEQEASEFSEFKKALKLTGNASYLAAYGTYTVFAPNNNAFKLFLEEQGKTSLEQVDLDVLKDVVKLHIIQDTISTTSFTDGKIKTPTALGQFLTSGATNEDGITSIIINKTARITRSNIKVGNGIIHCLDRVLQKSVRTLAQEIASKPELSIFNEALIATGWDIKLNAPVTVNNGTPSYVAVLAITNDVYRREGINSFTDLKNKYSSTNNPLNLTDSLNLYIAYKVLPGLKYMADIVTAPSHETKAPLEIISVKLSKDTVLFNEDIFAGVLEKGVSANRQLSDVSTTNGVLHFVNGDFSIKKRVPTAVFWDVADQPEFRQLPSIFRVSGRSQAFPLNSLRDIKWGGLLNPALTYSCNSTGNFAGAYFSDYISINLRTAVAQWIEFRTPVIIRGRYKVWISFRALRGSGNCQNIANASLNGVPFSRTVSFGESRIRTKSDPGSVATDPSAEELEAQGFKNPITFNSFNWNCRFLGTMDIQTTNRHIFRLDPLTNCNALSTTIDMIHFIPVDQNQLTPRFGPNGEIVY, from the coding sequence ATGGAAAAGTTTTTTAAATACAACCGTTTACCTATAATAGCAATAATTCTATTATTAATATTAAGTGTTTCCGCTTGTAGAAAAGAATTATTTACACAAACTACAGATGATAGTGTAAATATTACAGGTTTTTTTGAACAGGAGGCTTCTGAATTTTCTGAATTTAAGAAGGCATTAAAATTAACAGGCAATGCCTCTTATTTAGCTGCTTATGGCACCTATACTGTTTTTGCTCCTAATAATAATGCTTTTAAGCTATTTTTAGAAGAACAAGGCAAAACCAGTTTAGAGCAAGTAGATTTGGATGTTTTAAAAGATGTTGTAAAATTACACATCATACAAGATACCATTTCAACAACTTCATTTACTGATGGTAAAATTAAAACACCTACAGCTTTAGGTCAGTTTTTAACCTCTGGTGCAACCAATGAAGATGGTATCACCAGTATCATCATTAATAAAACAGCCCGTATTACCAGAAGCAATATAAAAGTTGGTAATGGTATTATACATTGTTTAGACCGTGTCTTACAAAAATCTGTAAGGACATTGGCACAAGAAATAGCTTCTAAACCAGAACTTTCTATATTTAACGAAGCTTTAATTGCTACAGGCTGGGATATTAAATTAAATGCTCCTGTAACAGTAAACAATGGTACACCAAGTTATGTAGCTGTTTTGGCTATAACCAATGATGTTTATAGAAGAGAAGGAATAAACTCGTTTACTGATTTAAAAAATAAATATTCATCAACTAATAATCCTTTAAATTTAACCGACAGTTTAAATCTTTATATAGCCTATAAAGTTTTACCAGGTTTAAAATACATGGCAGATATTGTTACTGCTCCATCACATGAAACCAAAGCTCCTTTAGAAATTATTAGTGTTAAGCTATCTAAGGATACAGTGTTGTTTAACGAGGATATTTTTGCCGGAGTTTTAGAAAAAGGGGTAAGTGCTAACCGTCAGTTAAGTGATGTATCTACCACAAATGGTGTATTACACTTCGTTAATGGAGATTTTTCTATCAAGAAAAGAGTACCAACAGCTGTTTTTTGGGATGTTGCAGATCAACCAGAGTTTCGTCAGTTACCTTCTATTTTTAGAGTATCTGGTAGATCACAGGCTTTTCCATTAAATAGTTTAAGAGACATTAAATGGGGTGGGCTTTTAAACCCTGCACTAACTTATAGTTGTAATAGTACAGGTAATTTTGCAGGGGCATATTTTTCAGACTATATCAGTATTAATTTAAGGACTGCAGTTGCGCAATGGATAGAGTTTAGAACACCAGTTATCATTAGAGGGCGCTACAAAGTATGGATTTCTTTTAGAGCACTACGTGGTAGTGGTAACTGTCAGAATATTGCTAATGCTTCTCTAAATGGTGTGCCTTTCTCAAGAACAGTTAGTTTCGGAGAGTCCAGAATCAGAACAAAATCAGATCCAGGTTCTGTTGCCACAGATCCGTCTGCAGAAGAGTTAGAAGCACAAGGATTTAAAAATCCTATTACATTTAACAGCTTTAATTGGAATTGTCGCTTTTTAGGTACTATGGATATTCAAACCACTAATAGACATATTTTTAGACTTGATCCGTTAACCAATTGTAATGCGCTATCTACCACAATTGATATGATACATTTTATACCAGTAGATCAAAACCAGTTAACACCAAGGTTTGGACCTAACGGAGAGATAGTTTATTAA
- a CDS encoding RagB/SusD family nutrient uptake outer membrane protein has protein sequence MKLRKIYITLLLTLFLGSFTSCNKWLELKPQDGIVGSEFWQTKEQVQSAVIGCYSSLLTSPPGNRDAPLVELLFMYGELRGDMVTQGPFASIDEIDLIEVNVLETSNLTNWRTFYRIINYCNNVIDLAPAVLQRDPTLTQTELNGYVAEALGLRAFLYLTLAKTWGDVPLKLTATKSDADNFQIPQSTQLQVFQQIEKDLIEAEAKAKTTHGSVAADKGRITKHTINAMQAELYLWLEDYNKCIEACQKIEDSGRFSLVPGNNAWFSTLYANGNSSEGIFEFQFDLQQLNPFYVMFFQRPRFLASTRVMEQVYQIDFTDETKFDIRGNGASLIASDNTIYKYLGEDRNTRKTLEQSFTHWFAYRYADVLLMKAEALNEIGDGKKAVEYIEMIRSRANALTQTRTDFADPDSDKPGVTDYILQERAREFAFEGKRWFDVLRNAKRNNYQRLDLIIDMVTASAPPDKQRSIISKYRDFNSHYLPVNFTELRTNKALVQNPFYK, from the coding sequence ATGAAACTTAGAAAAATTTATATTACGCTTTTATTAACCCTGTTTTTAGGAAGTTTTACTTCTTGTAATAAGTGGTTAGAGCTAAAACCACAAGATGGTATCGTAGGTAGTGAGTTTTGGCAAACTAAAGAGCAAGTTCAATCCGCTGTAATTGGATGTTATAGTTCTTTGTTAACCTCTCCTCCGGGAAACCGAGATGCTCCATTAGTAGAATTGTTATTTATGTATGGCGAGTTAAGAGGAGATATGGTTACACAGGGGCCTTTTGCAAGTATTGATGAAATTGATTTAATTGAAGTTAACGTTTTAGAAACCAGTAACCTTACTAATTGGAGAACATTTTATAGAATTATTAACTATTGCAATAATGTTATTGATTTGGCTCCGGCTGTTTTACAAAGAGATCCAACACTAACACAAACAGAATTAAATGGCTATGTAGCAGAGGCATTAGGTTTAAGAGCATTTTTATATTTAACTCTTGCTAAAACCTGGGGCGATGTACCTTTAAAATTAACAGCAACTAAAAGTGATGCTGATAATTTCCAAATACCACAATCAACACAGTTACAGGTTTTTCAGCAGATAGAGAAAGATTTAATAGAGGCAGAAGCTAAAGCTAAAACTACACATGGTAGTGTAGCTGCAGATAAAGGGCGTATTACAAAACATACGATTAATGCCATGCAGGCAGAGCTTTACCTTTGGTTAGAAGATTATAACAAATGTATAGAGGCATGTCAGAAAATAGAAGATTCTGGTAGATTCTCGCTTGTACCAGGCAATAACGCTTGGTTTAGTACGCTCTATGCAAATGGTAATTCTTCAGAAGGTATTTTTGAGTTTCAATTTGATTTACAACAACTAAATCCTTTTTATGTGATGTTTTTTCAACGTCCAAGATTTTTAGCTTCTACTAGGGTTATGGAACAAGTATATCAAATTGATTTTACCGATGAAACAAAATTTGATATTAGAGGAAATGGTGCTTCTTTAATAGCTAGCGATAATACCATCTATAAATATTTAGGTGAGGATAGAAACACTAGAAAAACGTTAGAGCAATCTTTTACCCACTGGTTCGCATATAGATATGCAGATGTTTTATTAATGAAAGCCGAAGCACTTAATGAAATTGGAGATGGTAAAAAAGCTGTTGAATATATAGAAATGATTAGGTCAAGAGCAAATGCTCTTACACAAACACGTACAGATTTTGCAGATCCAGATTCTGATAAACCTGGGGTAACTGATTATATTTTGCAAGAACGAGCAAGAGAATTTGCTTTTGAAGGAAAAAGATGGTTTGATGTCTTAAGAAATGCAAAAAGGAATAATTACCAGCGTTTAGATTTAATTATTGACATGGTTACCGCTAGTGCACCGCCAGATAAACAGCGATCTATTATTTCTAAATATAGAGACTTTAATAGCCATTACTTGCCTGTAAATTTTACAGAGTTAAGAACGAATAAAGCTTTGGTACAAAATCCTTTTTATAAATAA
- a CDS encoding SusC/RagA family TonB-linked outer membrane protein — protein sequence MRNILNSYFLRVLAVIACVLSAQVLMAQSPAASTTFIVRGRVIDRTDKQPIIGASVVEQDKDKRTVTGVVTDLNGNFALKMKDPKHTISVSYLGYKSQVAVVNGRTSINFSLESNFNELEGVTVSAAKSGNTGLMTIDERDLTTSSVSISARSLQEMQSTSIDEALQGRIAGVDIASNSGDPGSGMAIRIRGTSSISGVADPLIVVDGLPYETSVPSDFNFGTADQDGYAQLLNIAPADIETITILKDAAATAVWGARASNGVLLITTKRGAIGKPTINYSFRGSLATVPLGIPLLNGDQYSQLIPEMVMNRNGVPLNTLTVKEFQYDPSDVYWYKNYSNNTDWIDAITQTGLSGDHTLSLQGGGEKAKYYTSVGYLDQIGVTRGTGLDRISARLNLDYTVSDRIRFRTDIAYTHSVTDRNYVNGDRDNLDGLRSVANTKMPNMSIYEYDEFGNLTPNFFSPARNIQGAFPGTYNPVAMAEFASNRQRGERITPIFNLKYDIIPNVLFSDFSVMFDINNSKINNFLPQNATGRPYTETVVNRAGDSDLDQFRVQSKANIIFKPFVGEKHEWQSILSIQTDDYRGVFHEALTSNTASSLLTDPSVPSRTQNTELRLLTSIGESRNIGTLISTQYKYDDRYIVNVGIRADGSSKFGPNNRFGYFPSISTRWRMSAEKFMQKFKFIDDLSVRASYGESGRVPRADYLFYNFYNNFQSNYLGLSGVFPANIELNNLKWETVAGSNLGFNLEMFNRKLKIDVDLYRNRSTDLLFENLQVSSVSGFNDIDLNYGKLDNQGWEVGINATPYKSKNLTIDFGFNIARNVNIIREISEFFPAEEGFADRNGSYKRFLRMNNPYGSFYGYRFKGVYKDQDATIARDADGNQIFGPDGQPIYMRFNYPRTDYIFQAGDAMYEDINNDGNIDSRDIVYLGNSNPKFTGGFGPSFNYKNRIRLALFFSYRIGYEVINQTDMLTTNLTGFNNQSTAVLRRWRNPGDETDIPRALFASGFNWLGSDRYVEDASFVRFRTATLSYSLGKDMLKKLKLADVRVFLTGENIFTLTNYRGQDPEVNMQRGVFGIALDNSRTPPTKRFTFGLSTRF from the coding sequence ATGAGAAATATATTAAATAGTTATTTTTTAAGGGTATTAGCTGTAATAGCTTGTGTATTAAGTGCACAAGTGCTTATGGCTCAAAGCCCAGCCGCTTCTACTACGTTTATTGTAAGAGGAAGGGTAATAGATAGAACAGATAAACAACCTATTATTGGTGCATCTGTTGTAGAACAAGATAAAGATAAGCGTACTGTAACTGGGGTTGTTACAGATTTAAACGGAAACTTTGCTTTAAAAATGAAAGACCCTAAGCATACCATTTCAGTGTCTTATTTGGGGTATAAATCACAAGTAGCAGTAGTTAATGGTAGAACAAGTATTAATTTTTCTTTAGAATCAAACTTTAATGAACTAGAGGGAGTAACCGTAAGTGCAGCAAAATCTGGCAACACTGGTTTAATGACTATTGATGAAAGAGATTTAACAACTTCAAGTGTTTCTATTAGCGCAAGATCATTGCAAGAGATGCAATCTACCTCAATAGATGAGGCTTTACAAGGCAGAATCGCGGGTGTTGATATTGCATCAAACTCTGGAGACCCAGGTTCTGGTATGGCCATTAGAATTCGAGGTACATCTTCTATCAGTGGTGTTGCAGATCCTTTAATTGTTGTAGATGGTTTACCTTATGAAACATCTGTACCATCAGATTTTAACTTCGGTACCGCAGATCAAGATGGTTATGCTCAGTTATTAAATATTGCTCCGGCAGATATAGAAACCATCACCATCTTAAAAGATGCTGCTGCAACTGCTGTTTGGGGTGCAAGAGCTTCTAACGGAGTTTTATTAATTACTACAAAAAGAGGGGCTATTGGTAAACCTACTATCAATTATTCTTTTAGAGGTTCTTTAGCTACAGTGCCTTTAGGTATACCTCTTTTAAACGGAGACCAATATTCGCAGTTAATTCCAGAAATGGTGATGAATAGAAATGGTGTACCTTTAAATACTTTAACGGTAAAAGAGTTTCAGTATGACCCTAGTGATGTTTATTGGTATAAAAACTATAGTAATAATACCGATTGGATAGATGCAATTACACAAACAGGTTTATCTGGTGACCATACCTTATCCCTTCAAGGTGGTGGAGAGAAAGCTAAATACTATACTTCAGTTGGGTATTTAGACCAAATTGGGGTAACCAGAGGGACTGGTTTAGATAGGATTTCTGCTCGTTTAAACTTAGATTATACCGTTTCTGATAGAATTAGATTTAGAACTGATATTGCCTATACCCACTCTGTAACAGATAGAAATTATGTTAACGGAGACCGTGATAACCTAGACGGATTAAGAAGTGTTGCCAATACCAAAATGCCTAACATGAGCATTTATGAATATGATGAATTTGGAAATTTAACACCAAATTTCTTTTCTCCAGCAAGAAATATTCAGGGTGCTTTTCCTGGTACTTACAATCCTGTAGCCATGGCAGAGTTTGCCTCAAACAGACAAAGAGGAGAGAGGATAACACCAATATTTAACTTAAAATACGATATCATTCCTAATGTGCTCTTTTCTGATTTCTCTGTAATGTTTGATATCAATAATAGCAAAATCAATAATTTCTTACCTCAAAATGCAACAGGTAGACCATATACAGAAACCGTTGTTAACAGAGCAGGAGACTCTGATTTAGATCAATTTAGAGTTCAATCTAAAGCTAATATTATTTTTAAGCCTTTTGTTGGCGAGAAGCATGAGTGGCAAAGTATTCTTTCTATCCAAACAGATGATTATAGAGGTGTTTTCCATGAAGCTTTAACTTCAAATACAGCATCTTCTTTATTAACAGATCCATCTGTTCCATCAAGAACTCAAAATACCGAGTTAAGATTATTAACCAGCATTGGTGAGTCTAGAAATATTGGTACTTTAATTAGTACACAATATAAATATGATGATAGATATATTGTTAACGTTGGTATCAGAGCAGATGGTAGCTCAAAATTTGGCCCTAATAATAGATTTGGATATTTCCCATCTATATCAACACGTTGGAGAATGTCTGCAGAGAAATTTATGCAGAAGTTCAAATTTATTGATGACTTGAGCGTAAGAGCAAGTTACGGAGAGTCTGGAAGGGTGCCAAGAGCAGATTATTTATTCTATAATTTCTACAATAATTTCCAATCTAACTACTTAGGCTTATCAGGAGTTTTTCCTGCCAATATAGAGCTTAACAATTTAAAATGGGAAACCGTAGCAGGTTCTAACCTTGGTTTTAACCTAGAAATGTTCAACAGAAAATTAAAAATTGATGTTGACTTATATAGAAACAGGTCTACCGATTTATTATTTGAAAACTTACAAGTTTCCTCTGTTTCTGGTTTTAATGATATCGACTTAAACTATGGTAAATTAGATAACCAAGGTTGGGAAGTTGGTATTAATGCTACCCCATATAAATCAAAAAATTTAACGATTGATTTTGGTTTCAACATCGCTAGAAACGTAAATATCATACGTGAAATTTCCGAATTCTTTCCTGCAGAAGAAGGTTTTGCCGATAGAAACGGTAGTTATAAGCGTTTCTTAAGAATGAACAATCCTTATGGTTCTTTTTACGGATACAGATTTAAAGGGGTTTATAAAGATCAAGATGCAACCATTGCAAGAGATGCAGATGGTAACCAAATTTTTGGTCCAGATGGTCAGCCAATTTATATGCGTTTTAACTATCCTAGAACGGATTACATTTTTCAGGCAGGAGACGCCATGTATGAGGATATCAATAACGACGGAAATATAGACTCTAGAGATATTGTATATCTAGGTAATAGTAATCCTAAATTCACTGGTGGTTTTGGTCCTTCATTCAATTATAAAAATCGTATTAGATTAGCTTTGTTTTTTAGTTACAGAATTGGTTATGAGGTTATTAACCAAACAGATATGTTAACCACTAATTTAACAGGTTTCAATAATCAAAGTACCGCAGTTTTAAGAAGGTGGAGAAATCCAGGAGATGAAACGGATATTCCAAGAGCATTATTTGCATCAGGATTTAATTGGTTAGGTTCAGACAGATACGTAGAGGATGCGTCATTTGTACGTTTTAGAACAGCAACACTTAGCTATAGCTTAGGAAAAGATATGTTAAAGAAACTTAAACTTGCTGATGTAAGAGTGTTTTTAACTGGTGAGAATATCTTCACATTAACCAATTATAGAGGTCAAGACCCTGAGGTAAATATGCAGCGTGGTGTTTTCGGAATCGCACTAGACAATTCTAGAACTCCCCCTACAAAAAGATTTACTTTCGGCTTATCAACCAGGTTTTAA
- a CDS encoding rhamnogalacturonan acetylesterase, translated as MRILSFLLLAFTFSGSLQAQQAARPSYKFDFGKADLGAEYKNIKQGDKYSKASVFGFDFETQPTFSEVKKGAYDVVSSDKVFYFSVNLPEGNYEVKVLLANPHGDALSTVKAESRRLMLKDVKIPKGKYKYESFIVNIKDRNITPDKKVALKERELTKLDWDDKLTIEFNGKTSLAALEITPVDDQITVYLAGNSTVVNQDTEPWAAWGQMIPYFFKPGVAIANHAESGLTLGSFLGSKRLDKILSVIKPGDYLFIEFGHNDQKDKGPDDGAYKSYTERLKLFVNSARSKNAIPIILTSTSRRSFNKEGKVVETLGDFPDAARKVAQALNVPLIDLNKATKILYEALGEEESKKALVHYAANTYPGQTQAIADNTHFSTYGAFQIAKIIVKEIMQQDIRLKKYIKNFKNYYPAKPDDPATWIWPLSLRNDLVKPDGN; from the coding sequence ATGAGGATACTAAGTTTTTTACTTTTAGCTTTTACCTTTTCAGGGAGTTTACAGGCTCAACAAGCTGCTAGACCTAGTTATAAATTTGATTTTGGCAAAGCCGATTTAGGCGCTGAATATAAAAATATTAAACAAGGCGATAAATACAGCAAAGCATCAGTTTTTGGTTTTGATTTTGAAACTCAGCCTACATTTAGTGAGGTAAAAAAGGGCGCTTATGATGTAGTTTCATCAGACAAAGTTTTTTATTTCTCGGTAAATTTACCAGAAGGTAACTATGAAGTAAAAGTGCTTTTAGCAAACCCTCATGGTGATGCACTTAGTACCGTAAAAGCAGAGTCTAGAAGGCTGATGCTAAAAGATGTTAAAATCCCGAAAGGGAAATATAAGTATGAAAGCTTTATTGTAAACATCAAAGACAGAAACATAACGCCAGACAAGAAAGTAGCTTTAAAAGAAAGAGAGCTTACTAAACTAGATTGGGATGATAAATTAACCATCGAGTTTAACGGTAAAACCTCTTTAGCTGCTTTAGAAATCACTCCGGTTGATGATCAAATAACTGTTTACTTGGCAGGAAATTCAACGGTGGTTAATCAAGATACCGAGCCTTGGGCTGCCTGGGGGCAGATGATACCTTACTTTTTTAAACCCGGTGTTGCTATTGCTAACCATGCCGAATCTGGTTTAACGCTAGGTAGTTTTTTAGGCTCAAAACGTTTAGATAAAATTTTAAGTGTTATAAAACCCGGCGATTATCTGTTTATAGAATTTGGACATAATGACCAAAAAGATAAAGGCCCAGATGATGGTGCTTATAAATCTTATACAGAGCGTTTGAAGTTATTTGTAAATAGTGCCCGCAGTAAAAATGCCATCCCTATTATTCTTACTTCTACCAGCAGAAGGTCTTTTAATAAAGAAGGTAAAGTGGTAGAAACTTTAGGCGATTTTCCAGACGCAGCAAGAAAAGTAGCACAAGCATTAAATGTTCCTTTAATAGACCTTAACAAAGCAACAAAAATATTGTACGAAGCATTAGGAGAAGAAGAGTCAAAAAAAGCTTTAGTACACTATGCTGCAAATACTTACCCCGGCCAAACACAAGCCATTGCAGATAATACACACTTTAGTACTTATGGTGCTTTTCAGATTGCGAAAATAATCGTTAAAGAAATCATGCAGCAAGATATACGTTTAAAAAAGTACATCAAGAATTTTAAAAATTACTATCCTGCTAAGCCAGATGATCCAGCTACTTGGATTTGGCCTTTAAGTTTAAGAAACGATTTAGTAAAGCCTGATGGGAATTAA
- a CDS encoding glycoside hydrolase family 95 protein — MKSFLCYLLTATLLFVFFDSQAQDTQKEKLELWYKEPAKDWNEALPIGNGRLGAMIFGHPSKELIQLNEATLWTGGPADLNPNPYAFPYLAQVRSALFADSVPKAISLLKKMQGLNTNMYQSLGDILIHQEINKEVKNYKRTLDIEKALATTTFQLDGVTYTREMFSSYPDQVMVLRIRSDKAKMLNFSISNSHLLQHKSFVNKQNELVLQGKARIESDERRNIKPIIFNDDEACKGMRFEWRVKILKNDGIINSKDSTLSFKNATEVVLIIAAQTSFNGINKCPDKDGKDEKQAVTNDINRVAKKSYQTLLKAHQQDYQSYFNRLSLSLKGEYQPDFDTKQRLALYKSGKKDTGLEILYYQFGRYLLISSSRAGSPPANLQGIWNHLLRPSWRSNYTTNINLQMNYWPAEMTNLSELTQPLINHIALMAKNGTATAQNYYKMKGWVVHHNSDVWAQTNPVGEGGGDPKWANWSLGSPWLSQHLFEHYQFTKDKEYLKNVAYPLMKTAAAFCEDWLVEHKGELVTAPSTSPENVYLHPAGYKGAVTIASAMDMQIIWDLFTNVIEAAKVLNTDEELIKRLEQKKALLHPLQIGKKGNLMEWYGDWEDEDPQHRHVSHLFGLHPGRQISPLLTGKYADAAKQTLNMRGDSGTGWSKAWKINFWARLLDGDHAYLLYQELLKNSTLNNLFDTHPPFQIDGNFGATAGITEMLLQSHLQYVQLLPALPSAWPEGEVKGLVARGNFLINMSWAQQQLAKAEILSRKGEDCNILSLVPLKIQETGQLSKQITINNKTYHQLNFKTKSNQLHTLTKI; from the coding sequence ATGAAAAGCTTTTTATGCTATTTGCTAACTGCAACTTTACTATTTGTTTTTTTCGATAGTCAAGCTCAGGATACGCAAAAAGAAAAGTTAGAACTTTGGTATAAAGAGCCAGCTAAAGATTGGAATGAAGCTTTACCCATTGGCAATGGTAGGTTAGGAGCCATGATATTTGGGCATCCATCCAAAGAATTGATACAATTAAATGAAGCCACACTTTGGACAGGTGGTCCGGCAGATTTAAATCCCAACCCATACGCTTTTCCTTATTTAGCGCAAGTACGCTCAGCTTTGTTTGCCGATAGTGTGCCTAAAGCAATTTCTTTATTGAAGAAAATGCAAGGTCTAAATACCAATATGTATCAGTCTTTGGGCGATATACTCATCCACCAAGAAATAAATAAAGAAGTAAAAAACTATAAACGAACTTTAGATATAGAGAAAGCACTAGCTACCACAACTTTTCAGCTTGATGGCGTTACCTATACCAGAGAAATGTTTTCTTCTTATCCAGACCAAGTGATGGTTTTACGTATACGTAGTGATAAAGCTAAAATGCTAAATTTTAGTATCTCTAACTCTCATTTGCTACAACATAAAAGCTTTGTTAATAAACAAAACGAATTGGTGTTACAAGGAAAAGCAAGAATAGAAAGTGATGAACGCAGAAACATTAAACCTATTATTTTTAACGATGATGAAGCTTGTAAAGGAATGCGTTTTGAGTGGCGAGTGAAAATCCTGAAAAACGATGGTATAATCAATTCTAAAGATAGTACGCTCAGCTTTAAAAATGCTACAGAAGTAGTACTCATCATAGCAGCGCAAACCTCTTTTAATGGGATAAATAAATGCCCGGATAAAGATGGTAAAGATGAAAAACAGGCTGTAACCAATGATATAAACCGAGTGGCTAAAAAAAGCTACCAAACTTTGCTAAAAGCACATCAGCAAGATTATCAATCTTATTTTAATAGGTTGTCTTTATCGCTAAAAGGAGAATATCAACCAGATTTTGATACCAAACAACGCTTAGCGCTTTATAAAAGTGGAAAGAAAGATACAGGACTAGAGATTTTATATTATCAGTTTGGTAGATACTTATTAATATCTAGTTCTAGAGCAGGCAGTCCGCCAGCAAATTTGCAGGGGATTTGGAATCATTTACTCAGACCATCATGGCGTAGTAATTATACCACAAATATCAATCTACAAATGAATTATTGGCCTGCAGAAATGACTAACCTGTCTGAGCTTACACAGCCTTTGATAAATCATATCGCTTTAATGGCTAAAAACGGAACAGCCACAGCACAAAACTATTATAAAATGAAAGGCTGGGTGGTGCACCATAATTCTGATGTATGGGCTCAAACTAATCCGGTAGGTGAAGGTGGTGGCGACCCAAAATGGGCAAATTGGTCATTAGGTAGTCCGTGGTTATCTCAGCATTTATTTGAGCATTATCAGTTCACAAAAGATAAAGAATACCTTAAAAATGTGGCTTATCCATTAATGAAAACAGCAGCTGCTTTTTGCGAAGATTGGTTGGTAGAGCATAAAGGCGAGTTAGTAACAGCGCCCTCAACATCACCAGAAAATGTTTACCTACATCCGGCAGGTTATAAAGGTGCGGTAACTATAGCATCAGCCATGGATATGCAAATTATTTGGGATTTATTTACCAATGTTATTGAGGCTGCAAAAGTTTTAAATACCGATGAAGAACTGATAAAAAGGCTCGAACAAAAGAAAGCTCTTTTACATCCATTACAAATTGGCAAAAAAGGTAATTTAATGGAGTGGTACGGCGATTGGGAAGACGAAGACCCTCAACATAGACACGTTTCGCATTTATTTGGACTGCATCCCGGTAGGCAAATATCTCCATTATTAACAGGTAAATATGCCGATGCTGCAAAACAAACATTAAACATGAGAGGTGATAGCGGAACAGGTTGGAGCAAAGCTTGGAAAATTAACTTTTGGGCAAGGTTATTAGACGGAGACCATGCTTATCTATTATATCAAGAACTGTTAAAAAACTCAACCCTAAACAATTTATTTGATACGCATCCGCCATTTCAGATAGATGGAAACTTTGGCGCAACAGCTGGCATAACCGAGATGCTTTTACAAAGTCATTTACAGTATGTACAATTATTGCCTGCTTTACCAAGCGCTTGGCCTGAGGGCGAGGTAAAAGGGCTAGTAGCCAGAGGAAATTTCCTTATCAATATGTCTTGGGCACAACAGCAATTGGCCAAAGCAGAAATATTATCTCGTAAAGGCGAAGATTGCAATATTTTAAGTTTGGTTCCCTTAAAAATACAGGAAACAGGCCAGTTGAGTAAGCAAATAACCATCAATAACAAAACCTATCATCAACTAAATTTTAAAACCAAAAGCAACCAATTACACACCCTTACAAAAATATGA